The following coding sequences are from one Diospyros lotus cultivar Yz01 chromosome 7, ASM1463336v1, whole genome shotgun sequence window:
- the LOC127805567 gene encoding uncharacterized protein LOC127805567 produces MNTRSGRGRGRPPMRGRGQSIPPPEAPRDASEAEQQGTPDVQVALASLARALEALTAAQLRQGQQEQGRGEASQLVASAGEGSSGAALLKTFVALRPPEFRGVDVAEAENWLLEVERLMRSMGCAENQKVQLGTFLLKGDAGCWWETTRHQFGNRAPTWAEFEALFREMYIPDWVKEQKVYQFIELQQGDMTVTQYEAEFIALSRYAPEIVTPEARKVSKFERGLRSEIRHAMAGARADDFPTVVRRAHAIEKNIEEARMEQSAKVVASGKSSGSSGKKRRWESSSSNKSVKPSECKICGRWHRGQCKISQGNVCYHCGQPGHMRKDCPWRFGVTPSQGITCYRCGQPGHTSRVCMQPAPVEGQRIQSSGQRPAQRSSATRGRGAASRPAITDSPQVSGRVFALSAAEAEGGNETVQGILSLYGSDVRALFDTGSTHSFIAPRVLRVVPISSSHLPYILSITTPGGSMLLGREMVPECEIIVHDRVMPGDLVVLAIQDFDLLLGMDWLSRHYAKVDCRRKIITFEPPYQPEMIYRGVKPVVATPMISVMQAEKLIRQGCEAYLAFVTVGSKERKELIDLPIVRDFSDVFPDELPSVPPYREIDFSIELLPGTQPISKTPYRKAPNELKELKVQLQDLLDKGFIRPSTSSWGALVLFVRKKDGSMRLCIDYRQLNQVTVKNKYPLPRVDDLLDQLQSASVFSKIDLHSGYHQVRVRDEDIAKTAFRSRYGHYEFTVMPFGLTNAPAVFMDLMNRVFQDYLDSFVIVFIDDILVYSPSPADHEIHLRMVLQRLREKQLYAKFSKCEFWQPQVIFLGHVVSGEGILVDPEKIKAVLDWPRPTTVTEVRSFLGLAGYYRRFIEGFARLASPMTKLTRKGVPFIWDDACEQCF; encoded by the coding sequence ATGAATACGCGAAGTGGACGAGGACGAGGACGACCACCTATGAGAGGTCGTGGGCAGAGTATACCTCCTCCTGAGGCTCCCAGAGATGCTAGTGAGGCAGAACAACAGGGTACTCCAGACGTGCAGGTTGCCCTGGCGAGTCTCGCACGTGCCTTGGAGGCCTTGACTGCTGCTCAGTTGAGGCAGGGACAGCAAGAGCAAGGGCGAGGTGAGGCATCCCAGTTAGTAGCATCGGCAGGCGAGGGTAGCTCTGGGGCAGCTCTCCTGAAGACTTTTGTAGCACTACGACCCCCAGAGTTCAGAGGAGTAGATGTAGCCGAGGCTGAGAATTGGCTTCTTGAGGTTGAGAGGCTTATGCGTTCCATGGGCTGTGCAGAAAATCAAAAGGTTCAGTTGGGTACTTTCCTTCTGAAAGGAGATGCAGGGTGCTGGTGGGAAACCACTAGACATCAGTTTGGGAACCGAGCACCCACATGGGCAGAGTTTGAGGCATTATTTCGTGAGATGTACATACCAGACTGGGTGAAGGAGCAAAAGGTGTACCAGTTCATTGAATTACAGCAGGGAGATATGACAGTTACTCAGTACGAGGCAGAGTTCATTGCCTTATCTAGATACGCACCTGAGATTGTGACACCGGAGGCCCGCAAGGTTAGTAAGTTTGAGAGGGGCCTGAGATCAGAGATTAGACATGCTATGGCTGGTGCTCGAGCGGATGATTTTCCTACGGTGGTGAGACGTGCTCATGCGATAGAAAAGAATATTGAAGAAGCTAGAATGGAGCAGTCAGCTAAGGTAGTTGCCTCAGGGAAGTCAAGTGGAAGTAGTGGTAAAAAGAGGAGATGGGAGTCCAGTTCTAGTAATAAATCAGTTAAGCCTTCAGAGTGCAAGATATGTGGGAGATGGCATCGAGGACAATGTAAGATATCACAGGGTAATGTGTGCTACCACTGTGGGCAGCCGGGTCATATGAGGAAAGATTGTCCGTGGAGGTTTGGTGTAACACCTAGCCAGGGAATCACGTGTTATCGTTGTGGCCAGCCAGGTCACACATCCAGAGTATGCATGCAACCAGCACCAGTTGAGGGGCAGAGGATCCAGAGTTCAGGTCAGAGGCCAGCACAGAGATCTTCAGCTACTAGAGGGCGAGGAGCAGCTTCACGACCTGCCATTACTGATAGCCCCCAGGTATCAGGCAGGGTGTTTGCATTATCAGCAGCAGAGGCTGAGGGAGGTAATGAGACTGTGCAAGGTATTCTCTCACTCTATGGCTCTGATGTTCGTGCTTTATTTGACACAGGCTCCACCCATTCCTTCATTGCACCCCGTGTTCTGCGTGTTGTACCTATTTCCAGTAGTCATCTACCGTACATTTTATCTATCACAACACCGGGTGGTAGTATGTTATTAGGAAGGGAAATGGTGCCGGAGTGTGAGATTATAGTCCATGACAGAGTTATGCCAGGTGATTTAGTGGTGTTAGCCATTCAAGACTTTGATCTTTTATTAGGCATGGATTGGTTGTCCCGCCATTATGCCAAGGTTGACTGCCGACGTAAGATTATTACCTTTGAGCCTCCATATCAACCAGAGATGATATACAGGGGAGTAAAACCAGTTGTTGCGACACCGATGATTTCAGTTATGCAAGCAGAGAAATTAATAAGGCAAGGGTGTGAAGCATATTTAGCATTTGTGACCGTTGGTTCTAAGGAGAGAAAAGAGTTAATCGACCTTCCTATTGTTCGGGATTTCTCGGATGTATTTCCAGATGAGTTGCCAAGTGTTCCACCCTATAGGGAGATTGATTTCTCCATTGAATTACTTCCAGGCACTCAACCCATTTCTAAGACTCCTTATCGCAAGGCTCCCAACGAATTAAAAGAGTTGAAGGTGCAATTGCAAGACCTTTTAGATAAAGGTTTTATCCGACCTAGTACTTCGTCGTGGGGAGCACTAGTGTTATTTGTGCGTAAGAAGGATGGTTCCATGCGGTTATGCATTGACTATAGGCAGCTTAATCAAGTAacagtgaagaacaagtatccatTACCTCGtgtggatgacttgttagatcaacTTCAGAGCGCCTCAGTATTCTCCAAGATAGATCTACATTCTGGATATCATCAGGTCCGAGTGAGGGATGAAGATATAGCCAAAACTGCCTTCCGCTCTAGGTATGGACATTATGAGTTTACAGTTATGCCATTTGGGCTAACTAATGCGCCAGCAGTGTTTATGGACTTAATGAACCGGGTGTTCCAGGATTATTTGGATAGCTTTGTCATTGTTTTCATTGATGACATCTTGGTATACTCGCCTAGCCCAGCAGATCATGAGATTCATCTGAGGATGGTGTTGCAGCGACTCAGAGAGAAACAATTATACGCCAAATTTTCCAAGTGCGAGTTCTGGCAGCCTCAAGTGATATTCTTAGGTCACGTAGTATCTGGGGAAGGTATATTAGTAGATCCAGAGAAGATTAAGGCAGTATTAGATTGGCCAAGACCTACTACAGTGACTGAGGTACGTAGTTTTCTGGGCCTAGCTGGTTACTACAGGCGTTTCATCGAGGGTTTTGCGCGTTTAGCCTCTCCAATGACCAAGTTGACGCGCAAGGGAGTTCCTTTCATTTGGGATGACGCCTGTGAGCAATGTTTTTAG